From a single Bryobacter aggregatus MPL3 genomic region:
- the larB gene encoding nickel pincer cofactor biosynthesis protein LarB: MNQEQVRELFEKVRTGEVSPEVATERLKHMPFEDLDFAKVDHHRSLRHGMPEVIFGQGKTPEQIASIAASLAARGQNVLATRVVPEGAAAVQAMLPEAEYYPLSRVLILRREVKMMGKGKIVVMCAGTADLPVAEEARLVAELMGNEVDAISDVGVAGIHRLLEQRERLWAARVIICCAGMEAALPSAVGGLVGCPVIGVPTSVGYGAHFNGLASLLSMLNSCASNVTTVNIDNGFGAAYVAALINRI, translated from the coding sequence ATGAATCAGGAACAAGTCCGGGAACTGTTTGAGAAGGTGCGCACGGGCGAAGTGAGTCCGGAAGTAGCAACCGAACGGCTCAAGCATATGCCGTTTGAAGATCTCGACTTCGCCAAGGTGGATCATCATCGATCGTTGCGGCATGGCATGCCGGAAGTGATCTTTGGACAAGGTAAAACACCCGAGCAGATTGCGTCGATTGCAGCGAGCCTCGCCGCGCGAGGCCAGAATGTGTTGGCCACTCGCGTCGTCCCTGAAGGGGCGGCAGCCGTACAGGCGATGCTCCCCGAAGCGGAATATTATCCGCTCAGCCGCGTGCTGATCCTGCGCCGCGAAGTGAAAATGATGGGCAAGGGGAAGATCGTGGTGATGTGCGCCGGCACAGCAGACCTGCCCGTGGCCGAGGAAGCACGGCTGGTCGCAGAACTGATGGGCAATGAGGTGGATGCGATTAGCGACGTTGGCGTCGCGGGGATCCATCGCCTGCTCGAACAGCGGGAAAGGCTGTGGGCGGCGCGAGTCATCATCTGTTGCGCGGGGATGGAAGCTGCGCTGCCGAGCGCGGTGGGTGGGTTGGTAGGTTGCCCGGTGATCGGAGTGCCCACCAGTGTGGGATATGGGGCACACTTCAATGGCCTGGCGTCGTTGCTATCGATGTTGAACTCTTGTGCGTCCAATGTTACGACCGTGAATATCGATAACGGATTTGGCGCGGCTTATGTCGCTGCCTTGATCAACCGGATTTAA
- a CDS encoding DUF192 domain-containing protein, whose protein sequence is MIATLLMSCRQSDEAERFGLRAVTMPNGKSIYAEMAVDNMELLRGMMFRDSLAPDRGMLFLHNKLGKYPYWMFQVRIPLDIIWLDNKKNVVEVIPNVPPCPATSSTGCPTFGGTKEAQFVLELAAGMAAKYGVEPGTKVDF, encoded by the coding sequence ATGATTGCAACTCTTTTGATGTCCTGCCGCCAGTCCGACGAGGCAGAGCGATTTGGTTTGCGAGCCGTGACGATGCCCAATGGCAAGTCGATCTATGCCGAGATGGCAGTGGATAATATGGAACTGCTGCGCGGAATGATGTTTCGCGATTCGCTGGCGCCCGATCGAGGGATGCTCTTTCTCCATAATAAGCTGGGCAAGTATCCCTATTGGATGTTCCAAGTGAGGATTCCGCTGGACATCATCTGGCTGGACAACAAGAAGAATGTGGTGGAAGTGATCCCGAATGTGCCGCCCTGCCCTGCCACCAGTTCAACCGGCTGTCCCACTTTCGGCGGGACCAAAGAGGCGCAATTCGTGTTGGAACTCGCGGCCGGCATGGCGGCCAAGTACGGCGTAGAGCCAGGAACCAAGGTCGATTTTTAG
- a CDS encoding UbiA-like polyprenyltransferase — translation MAHIAPVADFGFFERLRRTLDMIKFEHSIFAMPFALTGALLAVRENHFNLESPWYKLFLIVCAMVTARSAGMTFNRILDERIDAKNPRTATRHLPAGLLSRSFALGFLVANCVLFAVVSYLLNPLCFLLSPVALIVVLFYSYTKRFTSLAHLVLGLSLGIAPSAAWIAITGTLDWRIGLLTLAVLFWTAGFDIIYACQDTDFDQQEGLHSIPARIGIANALLVSRVFHVLTVILLALLSQQFQLSIWPVIPVAALLLYEQSLVRAHDLSKVNIAFFTVNGFIGMSYFLSMAIEVYRNV, via the coding sequence ATGGCCCACATCGCACCCGTCGCTGACTTCGGATTTTTCGAGCGCCTTCGCCGCACGCTCGACATGATCAAGTTTGAGCATTCCATCTTTGCGATGCCGTTTGCGCTCACCGGTGCGCTGCTGGCCGTGCGGGAAAACCACTTCAATCTTGAGTCGCCCTGGTACAAGCTCTTCCTCATTGTTTGTGCGATGGTGACGGCCCGCAGTGCAGGCATGACCTTCAATCGTATCCTGGACGAGCGGATCGACGCGAAGAACCCGCGCACGGCGACACGCCACCTTCCTGCCGGGCTGCTCAGCCGCAGTTTTGCGCTTGGCTTTCTTGTCGCCAATTGCGTTCTCTTCGCCGTCGTCAGCTACCTGTTGAATCCTCTCTGTTTTCTGTTGTCGCCGGTGGCACTGATCGTCGTGCTGTTCTACAGCTACACCAAGCGCTTTACCTCGCTGGCTCATCTGGTCCTCGGGCTCAGTCTTGGCATTGCGCCCAGCGCGGCCTGGATTGCGATTACCGGCACGCTCGACTGGCGCATTGGCCTGCTCACGCTAGCGGTGCTGTTCTGGACTGCCGGCTTCGACATCATCTACGCCTGCCAGGATACAGACTTCGACCAGCAAGAAGGGCTTCACAGCATTCCTGCCCGCATCGGAATCGCAAACGCGCTGCTTGTCAGCCGCGTTTTTCATGTCCTCACGGTGATTTTGCTCGCACTCCTGTCGCAGCAATTCCAGCTCAGCATCTGGCCCGTCATCCCGGTGGCCGCGCTGCTGCTCTATGAGCAGTCGCTGGTGCGAGCACACGATCTCAGTAAGGTGAACATCGCCTTCTTTACCGTCAACGGCTTCATCGGGATGTCTTACTTTCTTTCCATGGCAATCGAGGTGTATCGAAATGTTTAG
- the mqnE gene encoding aminofutalosine synthase MqnE, with amino-acid sequence MFSDPRLRPIGEKVAAGQRLNFDEGVTLYRSSDILALGQMANLVRERINGNQTFYNVNRHINPTDVCVAQCKLCAFGKQVRDPDGYTMSHEQAWEVAGKGYTEAVTEFHIVGGLHPTLTLDWYCDLLRGLKQRFPAVHLKAFTMVEIGYFSTRTKLSIRQVLEKLKDAGMDSMPGGGAEVFSERVRRIICDHKIDGSQWIDTAREAHKLGLHSNCTMLYGHVESEEDRVDHLLKLRELQDETGGFQTFIPLAFHPANTPLHHVPVTSGFDDIKNIAISRLMLDNIPHIKAYWIMMTPRMAQIAQRFGADDLDGTVVEEKIYHDAGATTSQSLRREELTRLIREAGREPVERDTLYRKVDRSQMAASPEAAFTILV; translated from the coding sequence ATGTTTAGTGACCCCAGACTGCGGCCCATTGGCGAGAAGGTCGCTGCCGGACAACGGCTCAACTTTGACGAGGGTGTCACGCTGTACCGCTCGTCCGACATCCTGGCCCTTGGTCAGATGGCGAACCTCGTGCGCGAGCGCATCAACGGCAACCAGACTTTCTACAACGTCAATCGCCACATCAACCCAACGGATGTCTGTGTGGCGCAATGTAAGCTCTGCGCCTTTGGCAAGCAGGTGCGCGATCCCGATGGCTATACGATGTCGCACGAGCAGGCCTGGGAAGTCGCGGGCAAAGGATACACCGAGGCAGTAACGGAGTTCCACATCGTTGGTGGACTCCATCCCACTCTCACCCTCGATTGGTATTGCGATCTGTTGCGTGGCCTGAAGCAGCGCTTTCCCGCCGTGCACTTGAAGGCCTTCACGATGGTGGAGATCGGCTATTTCTCGACGCGTACGAAGCTCAGCATCCGTCAAGTGCTCGAGAAGCTGAAGGACGCTGGGATGGATTCGATGCCTGGTGGTGGAGCCGAGGTCTTCTCAGAGCGGGTGCGGCGCATCATTTGCGACCACAAGATCGACGGCAGCCAGTGGATTGATACCGCGCGCGAAGCGCACAAGCTCGGCCTGCACTCCAACTGCACGATGCTCTATGGGCACGTGGAATCTGAAGAAGATCGAGTGGACCATCTTCTCAAGCTCCGTGAGCTCCAGGACGAGACTGGCGGCTTCCAGACCTTTATCCCGCTCGCCTTCCATCCGGCGAACACGCCGCTCCATCATGTGCCGGTGACATCTGGCTTTGACGACATCAAGAACATCGCCATCTCGCGGCTGATGCTCGACAACATCCCGCACATCAAGGCCTACTGGATCATGATGACGCCGCGCATGGCGCAAATTGCCCAGCGTTTTGGCGCAGACGATCTCGATGGCACCGTGGTGGAAGAAAAGATCTACCACGATGCTGGTGCGACAACGAGCCAGAGCCTCCGCCGCGAAGAACTCACCCGCCTGATCCGCGAAGCGGGGCGCGAGCCTGTCGAGCGCGACACGCTGTACCGTAAGGTTGATCGCAGCCAGATGGCCGCCAGCCCTGAGGCGGCGTTCACGATTCTGGTTTAG
- a CDS encoding M55 family metallopeptidase, whose amino-acid sequence MLLNSRWIPVLALSAFGLFSETAIAQKRVFVITDAEGVAGVCHQDQTDPKGTDMPALLTGEINAAVEGFLAGGATEVIVWDGHSMAHNLSALTIHPKARLIMGALPAAMTLERKYAAIAFVGQHAMGNVPDAIMAHSFSSLGIQTMKVNGKPVGEIDVRAAMAGHFGTPVIFLSGDHAAADELKAIVPKAVTAVVKQGLLRNSCETMSAVAARELIQAKAKESMSQLTSIAPYTVKGPVTLEIEYTTRNSLNPDAKYWPNAKVLGDRTVQFFGKDIIEAWTNSRIFR is encoded by the coding sequence ATGTTGCTCAATTCCAGATGGATTCCCGTCCTGGCGCTCAGCGCCTTTGGCCTCTTCAGCGAGACTGCGATCGCACAAAAGCGCGTGTTTGTGATCACCGATGCAGAAGGCGTGGCTGGAGTTTGCCACCAGGACCAGACCGATCCCAAGGGAACCGACATGCCCGCATTGCTCACCGGAGAAATCAACGCGGCAGTGGAGGGATTTCTTGCCGGGGGTGCGACCGAAGTGATCGTCTGGGACGGCCACAGCATGGCACACAACCTCTCGGCGCTCACCATCCATCCGAAGGCGCGGCTGATCATGGGGGCGCTCCCCGCTGCGATGACCCTGGAACGGAAGTATGCCGCTATCGCCTTTGTGGGACAGCATGCCATGGGAAATGTCCCCGATGCGATCATGGCGCATAGCTTCAGCTCCCTGGGCATCCAGACGATGAAGGTGAATGGAAAGCCAGTCGGCGAAATCGATGTGCGGGCCGCGATGGCCGGACATTTCGGCACACCGGTGATCTTTTTGTCAGGCGATCATGCCGCAGCCGACGAGTTGAAGGCGATTGTCCCCAAGGCCGTCACCGCGGTAGTGAAGCAGGGCCTGCTGCGTAATAGCTGCGAGACGATGTCGGCCGTTGCCGCTCGCGAGCTCATTCAAGCCAAAGCCAAAGAGTCGATGAGCCAACTGACCTCGATCGCCCCTTATACGGTAAAAGGCCCGGTGACCCTTGAAATTGAGTACACCACTCGCAATTCACTGAACCCTGATGCCAAATACTGGCCCAATGCGAAGGTGCTGGGCGACCGCACGGTGCAGTTCTTCGGCAAAGACATCATCGAAGCCTGGACCAATTCCCGCATCTTCCGCTAA
- a CDS encoding glycerophosphodiester phosphodiesterase family protein — protein sequence MLHRSLLAFTLALAGFAAPPIPIGHRGCRTERPENTMAAFRHAIQAGVTVIEADAIATKDDRVIINHDLNIDSAICSLDGKPVAKDIPIRSLTFAELQRYDCGSTRNPAFPRQVLAPGARMPALEEVLELVQGQNVQLMLETKMDRDASPTFVNPEHIVALIDRQLRRYGVSKQIILQSFDHRTLAVMHRINPDVTLCLLNPAKHLDNYVDPSRALGGAIQFVNFRVIEPGDVKTLHGAGIRVFSGTTNDRQEWKRLTALGVDGILTDDPAGLQEFLKAKPAI from the coding sequence ATGCTGCACCGTAGCTTATTGGCTTTCACTCTTGCGCTCGCTGGTTTCGCGGCTCCCCCGATTCCGATTGGGCACCGTGGCTGCCGTACAGAACGGCCAGAGAACACGATGGCGGCCTTCCGGCACGCCATACAGGCGGGAGTAACCGTAATCGAAGCCGATGCCATTGCGACCAAAGATGATCGGGTGATCATCAATCACGATCTCAATATCGACAGCGCGATTTGCTCTCTGGACGGCAAGCCTGTCGCGAAGGACATCCCGATTCGGTCACTGACTTTCGCTGAACTCCAACGCTACGATTGCGGCTCCACCAGAAATCCTGCCTTCCCGCGGCAAGTGCTCGCTCCTGGTGCGCGCATGCCTGCTCTCGAAGAAGTACTCGAACTAGTCCAAGGCCAGAATGTGCAGTTGATGCTGGAGACGAAAATGGATCGCGATGCTTCGCCAACTTTTGTGAATCCGGAACACATTGTTGCGCTGATTGATCGGCAACTGCGCCGCTATGGGGTCTCGAAGCAGATCATCCTGCAATCCTTCGATCACCGGACTCTCGCCGTCATGCACCGCATCAACCCCGACGTCACCCTGTGCCTCTTGAACCCGGCAAAGCACCTCGACAATTATGTGGATCCCTCCCGTGCTCTGGGCGGAGCCATCCAGTTTGTCAACTTCCGCGTGATTGAGCCTGGGGATGTGAAAACGCTGCATGGCGCAGGCATTCGTGTCTTTAGTGGCACTACCAATGACCGGCAAGAATGGAAGCGTCTCACGGCCTTGGGTGTGGATGGTATTCTCACGGACGATCCGGCCGGCTTGCAGGAATTCCTGAAGGCGAAACCGGCAATCTGA
- a CDS encoding DNA recombination protein RmuC — MDSNVWLLALLAAGLISTLLLLILRGSRGSGGMLDEFSRMRKEFSDLGAGLRSDLQQGLRTQLEQQREEARALESRLFDLRSEMEKRLGAIEAMNAKKLEEMRATVDEKLQGTLEKRLGESFRLVSERLEQVHQGLGEMQTLASGVGDLKKVLSNVKTRGTWGEVQLGALLEQVLTADQFEKNVAVTGTQERVEFAVKLPGQELHGLPVWLPIDAKFPMEDYQRLVEASESGDVAGIEWAIREMEKRVLHFAKTIREKYVSPPLTTDFGILYLPTEGLYAEMMRRTAFVEQVQREQRILMAGPSTLLALLNSLQMGFRTLAIQKRSGEVWELLGVVKGEFLKYHDVLGKVREKLDQASKTIDLAEQRTRVIQRRLRNVEESGERVALGGEISDE, encoded by the coding sequence ATGGATTCCAATGTATGGCTGCTCGCCCTGCTGGCAGCAGGGCTGATTTCGACGCTTTTACTCCTGATCTTGCGCGGAAGTCGCGGGAGCGGGGGGATGCTCGACGAATTTTCGCGGATGCGGAAGGAATTCAGTGACTTGGGAGCCGGGCTGCGCTCGGATCTGCAGCAAGGATTGCGCACCCAACTCGAGCAGCAACGAGAGGAAGCCCGTGCGCTCGAGAGCCGGCTGTTCGACCTCCGGAGCGAGATGGAGAAGCGGCTCGGCGCGATCGAAGCCATGAATGCAAAGAAGCTGGAAGAGATGCGGGCCACCGTCGACGAGAAGTTGCAAGGGACGCTGGAAAAACGGTTGGGAGAGAGTTTTCGCTTGGTCAGCGAGCGGCTCGAACAAGTGCATCAGGGCCTGGGAGAGATGCAGACACTTGCCAGCGGTGTGGGTGATCTGAAGAAGGTGCTGAGTAACGTAAAGACGCGCGGCACCTGGGGCGAGGTGCAGTTAGGAGCGTTGCTCGAGCAGGTGTTGACCGCCGATCAATTCGAGAAGAATGTGGCGGTGACAGGGACGCAGGAGCGGGTCGAGTTTGCCGTAAAGCTTCCGGGCCAGGAGTTGCACGGCTTGCCGGTCTGGCTGCCAATCGATGCGAAGTTTCCGATGGAGGATTACCAGCGGCTGGTGGAGGCGAGCGAGAGCGGCGATGTTGCGGGAATTGAGTGGGCCATTCGCGAGATGGAGAAGCGAGTGCTTCATTTTGCCAAAACAATTCGAGAGAAGTATGTTTCGCCGCCGCTGACCACGGATTTCGGAATTCTTTATTTGCCCACCGAGGGCTTGTACGCCGAGATGATGCGGCGGACGGCATTTGTGGAACAGGTGCAGCGCGAGCAGCGGATTCTGATGGCGGGGCCAAGTACGCTGCTTGCCCTGCTGAATAGCTTGCAGATGGGCTTCCGCACGCTGGCGATCCAGAAGCGTTCGGGTGAGGTGTGGGAGTTGCTCGGCGTCGTCAAGGGCGAGTTTCTGAAGTATCACGATGTGCTTGGTAAGGTGCGGGAGAAGCTCGATCAGGCCTCAAAGACGATTGACCTGGCCGAGCAGCGGACACGGGTGATCCAGCGACGCCTGCGCAACGTGGAAGAAAGTGGGGAAAGAGTGGCACTCGGCGGGGAGATCAGCGACGAGTAG
- the asnB gene encoding asparagine synthase (glutamine-hydrolyzing), producing MCGIAGFTHLNTAPPLGRIAACTASITHRGPDQQGVFEDETVSLGAVRLKIIDLSAGAQPFHSQDRNTVIVFNGEVYNFMELRSELESLGHRFTSHCDTEVVLEAFRAWGIASFKRLRGMFAFAIWHKPSRELYVVRDRLGIKPLYFHEQGEDLYFGSELKTIFEHPEVPRTLDRDGLTYYLSLNYVPQPYTLAAGINKLRPGCFLRWKDGTLTQEPYWTLQMRPDEQMTLADAKAELDHLMQLSLKEHLVSDVPLGIWASGGVDSTTVLHYAAQQADRQLKTFSVSFTGRNFDESPWFREVAKVYNTDHHEFDVNPESGLVDAIEQLAFYSDEPSADAGALPVWFLSRMTRQHVTVALSGEGADELFAGYQTYLADEYAAQSQTVPRFLRKSALALANLYPASNDKISLEYKAKRFLEGSLQSREDAHLYWNGTNSLAEKRAIAPGMAHRPASDLYRRLPTESGTVGALNRNLWLDQLYYLPDDILYKCDRMSMAHSLEVRPPFLDHRIVEFAGRLPQHLKRNGSSLKHVLRELVRDKIPPSVLSRPKQGFDIPTHHWFRTVLKPLLLDTVTERAVRDTGIFSWPEIEQLIARHLARRTNAGYQLWGLLTLFLWMKRWKIQPTGVPTSPVRHQTAITY from the coding sequence ATGTGCGGGATCGCAGGCTTTACACATCTCAACACGGCCCCTCCTCTGGGCCGCATTGCTGCGTGTACTGCTTCCATCACCCATCGGGGACCCGACCAGCAAGGTGTTTTCGAGGATGAAACCGTCTCTCTTGGCGCGGTGCGGCTGAAGATCATCGACCTCAGCGCCGGTGCGCAGCCCTTTCATTCCCAGGACCGCAACACCGTCATCGTCTTCAACGGCGAAGTCTACAACTTCATGGAGTTGCGCTCCGAGCTCGAATCGCTCGGCCATCGCTTCACCTCGCATTGCGACACCGAAGTCGTGCTCGAAGCCTTCCGGGCCTGGGGCATCGCCAGCTTCAAGCGGCTTCGTGGTATGTTCGCCTTTGCGATCTGGCACAAGCCCTCGCGGGAGCTCTACGTCGTCCGCGACCGCCTCGGCATCAAGCCCCTTTACTTCCACGAGCAAGGCGAAGACCTCTACTTCGGCTCTGAACTCAAGACGATCTTCGAGCATCCGGAAGTCCCACGCACCCTCGATCGTGACGGTCTCACTTACTATCTCTCCCTGAACTACGTCCCCCAGCCCTACACCCTGGCCGCGGGCATTAACAAGCTCCGTCCTGGCTGCTTCCTCCGCTGGAAAGACGGCACGCTCACCCAGGAGCCCTACTGGACTCTCCAGATGCGTCCCGACGAGCAGATGACCCTCGCCGACGCAAAGGCCGAACTCGACCACCTGATGCAACTTTCGCTCAAGGAACATCTGGTCTCTGACGTTCCTCTCGGCATATGGGCTTCGGGAGGCGTCGACTCCACCACGGTTCTCCATTACGCCGCGCAGCAGGCAGACCGTCAGTTGAAGACCTTCTCGGTTTCCTTCACTGGCCGCAATTTTGATGAATCGCCCTGGTTCCGCGAAGTCGCCAAGGTCTACAACACCGATCACCACGAGTTCGACGTCAACCCGGAATCGGGCCTTGTTGATGCGATCGAACAACTCGCGTTTTACTCAGACGAACCCAGTGCCGATGCTGGCGCTCTTCCTGTCTGGTTCCTCTCGCGCATGACACGGCAGCATGTCACTGTGGCGCTTAGCGGAGAGGGCGCAGATGAATTGTTTGCGGGCTATCAAACCTATCTGGCAGACGAGTATGCCGCGCAGTCTCAGACTGTACCTCGCTTCCTGCGCAAGTCTGCTCTGGCGCTCGCGAATCTCTACCCGGCCTCCAACGACAAGATCAGTCTGGAGTACAAGGCGAAGCGTTTTCTGGAAGGGTCGTTGCAATCTCGAGAAGACGCGCATCTCTATTGGAACGGCACCAACTCGCTTGCCGAAAAGCGAGCGATCGCCCCTGGCATGGCACATCGTCCCGCCTCGGACTTGTATCGCCGCCTTCCCACCGAATCCGGTACGGTGGGTGCGCTCAATCGCAATCTCTGGCTCGATCAACTCTATTACCTGCCGGACGACATTCTCTACAAGTGTGATCGCATGTCGATGGCCCACTCTCTCGAAGTGCGGCCGCCGTTTCTGGACCATCGCATTGTCGAGTTTGCCGGGCGGCTCCCGCAGCACCTCAAACGGAATGGTTCCTCTCTAAAGCACGTTCTGCGTGAACTGGTGCGCGATAAAATTCCGCCCAGTGTCTTGTCGCGGCCCAAGCAAGGCTTCGATATTCCAACCCACCACTGGTTCCGCACCGTGCTCAAGCCGCTGCTGCTCGACACCGTTACGGAGCGGGCTGTTCGCGACACCGGCATCTTCTCCTGGCCTGAGATAGAACAACTGATCGCGCGTCACCTGGCCCGTCGCACCAATGCCGGCTACCAACTTTGGGGCCTGCTGACTCTGTTCCTTTGGATGAAACGATGGAAGATTCAACCTACGGGCGTTCCTACCAGTCCCGTTCGGCATCAGACCGCAATTACTTACTGA
- a CDS encoding ArnT family glycosyltransferase — protein sequence MEDSTYGRSYQSRSASDRNYLLIVLLFAALIYIPAIVSPPGLMDDVDAVQAQIARNMLDSGDWVTARLNGIAYLEKSPLVYWLMAVSFAIFGVHDWAARIPIGLSCIALSLLTARIAAWAANPRLGLTAGLVMATSLGLWLFTRILIPDVILTFFIALALWAFLRVLDREERSPRLWSNVFSASIAIGLLLKGLIAFLFPGAAAVLFLVFTNQLFAVETWRRLRIVEGLAILLLIAAPWHIAATLANPPYFDLTMRSVPGEYHGFFWFYFLNEHVFRFLNMRHPRDYNTVPRLDFWLLHLAWLFPWSLNLFAFRGANSERHRRLTLLCLCWAGFLLIFFTFSTTQEYYSMPCYPALAILIASAMTREHNPPRWPTRAIGIVSALALFAILFLLSQVWNLSTPGDISRALAAQNPDAYTLSLGHMGDLTIPAFAYLRTPLVIAGIAFLIGSIGAWLPPRVAVLALALMSVTFLNAARIALITFDPFLGSRSLATALVQAPPGQWIADNQYYAFSSIFFYTNKTALLLNGRVNNLEYGSYAPNAAQVFIDDQQFKQRWLSSGRYYLTIEHPAVERIEKLLGPGHLIEVKESGGKHLYTNLPLS from the coding sequence ATGGAAGATTCAACCTACGGGCGTTCCTACCAGTCCCGTTCGGCATCAGACCGCAATTACTTACTGATCGTCCTGCTCTTCGCAGCGCTCATTTACATTCCCGCCATTGTCAGCCCCCCAGGCTTGATGGATGACGTCGATGCGGTGCAGGCACAGATCGCACGCAACATGCTCGACTCCGGCGACTGGGTCACTGCGCGCCTGAACGGCATTGCCTATCTGGAAAAGTCACCGCTGGTCTATTGGCTCATGGCCGTAAGCTTTGCGATCTTTGGCGTCCACGACTGGGCCGCCCGGATCCCCATCGGCCTCTCTTGCATTGCGCTCTCTCTTCTGACCGCGCGGATTGCCGCCTGGGCCGCCAACCCGCGTCTTGGCCTCACCGCAGGCCTCGTCATGGCTACTAGCCTCGGCCTCTGGCTGTTCACGCGCATCCTCATTCCAGACGTCATCCTCACCTTTTTTATTGCGCTCGCTCTCTGGGCCTTCCTGCGGGTTTTGGATCGGGAGGAACGCTCGCCGCGCCTCTGGTCGAATGTCTTCTCGGCCTCGATTGCGATCGGACTGTTGCTCAAAGGCCTCATTGCCTTTCTGTTTCCTGGCGCTGCTGCGGTCCTCTTTCTTGTCTTCACCAACCAACTCTTTGCGGTAGAAACCTGGCGCCGCCTCCGCATTGTCGAAGGGCTCGCCATTCTTCTGCTCATCGCCGCCCCGTGGCACATCGCGGCCACTCTGGCGAATCCGCCTTACTTCGACCTCACCATGCGCAGCGTTCCCGGCGAATACCATGGCTTCTTCTGGTTCTACTTTCTCAATGAGCATGTTTTCCGATTCCTGAACATGCGCCACCCGCGTGACTACAATACTGTGCCGCGGCTCGATTTCTGGCTGCTCCACCTGGCCTGGCTCTTCCCTTGGTCTCTGAATCTTTTTGCCTTCCGCGGAGCGAATTCCGAACGGCATCGCCGGCTGACGCTGCTTTGCCTCTGCTGGGCGGGCTTCCTGCTCATCTTCTTCACCTTCTCGACCACGCAAGAGTACTATTCGATGCCGTGCTACCCAGCGCTGGCGATTCTGATCGCCTCGGCGATGACTCGCGAACACAACCCTCCGCGATGGCCCACGCGCGCCATCGGAATTGTTTCTGCGCTCGCCCTTTTCGCGATCCTCTTTCTGCTTTCGCAGGTCTGGAATCTTTCCACTCCAGGCGACATCTCGCGTGCGCTTGCGGCACAGAATCCGGACGCCTATACGCTCTCTCTCGGCCACATGGGCGACCTCACGATCCCGGCTTTCGCCTATCTCCGTACGCCTCTCGTCATCGCGGGCATTGCTTTCTTGATCGGAAGCATTGGCGCCTGGCTGCCGCCTCGCGTTGCCGTCTTGGCGTTGGCGCTGATGAGTGTCACCTTTCTCAACGCGGCGCGCATCGCGCTCATCACCTTTGATCCCTTCCTCGGGTCGCGCTCCTTAGCCACGGCTTTGGTACAGGCCCCTCCGGGCCAATGGATTGCGGACAATCAGTACTACGCTTTCTCGAGCATCTTCTTTTACACCAATAAAACAGCGCTTCTGCTCAACGGCCGTGTCAATAATCTCGAGTACGGCAGCTATGCCCCCAATGCGGCGCAGGTCTTCATCGACGACCAGCAGTTCAAGCAGCGCTGGCTCAGTTCCGGCCGCTATTATTTGACCATCGAGCACCCGGCCGTCGAGCGGATTGAAAAGCTTCTTGGGCCTGGGCATCTGATTGAGGTGAAGGAGTCCGGCGGCAAGCACCTTTATACGAATTTGCCGCTATCCTGA